The Chryseolinea soli genome contains a region encoding:
- a CDS encoding alpha/beta fold hydrolase, with product MAISVKEENGIRYVEEGEGPVLLLLHGLFGALSNWEGVVNRFSKNFRVLIPMLPIYEMPIREAGLDGLRKFVEDFVALKKLNDMIIMGNSLGGHIALIYTLNNSDKVKKLILTGSSGLFEDSMGGSYPKRGNYQYIKERVSYTFYDPEVATKDLIDEVFEITNSIPKCLRIVAIAKSAQRNNMADEIPNIKIPTLLVWGLNDTITPPMVAHEFNRLIPNSDLKFIDKCCHAPMMEHPETFNELVADFLIT from the coding sequence ATGGCCATTTCAGTTAAAGAAGAAAACGGAATTCGATATGTAGAAGAAGGTGAAGGACCCGTCCTGTTGTTGCTGCACGGATTGTTCGGTGCGTTGAGCAATTGGGAAGGCGTGGTCAACCGTTTTTCAAAAAATTTCCGCGTGCTCATTCCCATGCTTCCCATCTACGAAATGCCTATCCGTGAAGCCGGTCTCGATGGCTTACGAAAGTTCGTGGAGGATTTTGTAGCGCTAAAAAAATTAAACGACATGATCATCATGGGCAACAGCCTGGGCGGTCACATCGCTTTGATCTATACGCTCAACAATTCCGACAAGGTGAAGAAGCTCATCCTCACCGGCAGCTCCGGGCTGTTTGAAGATTCCATGGGAGGCTCTTACCCCAAACGCGGCAACTACCAGTACATTAAAGAGCGGGTGTCTTATACTTTCTACGATCCGGAGGTTGCGACGAAAGACCTGATCGACGAAGTCTTCGAGATCACCAACAGCATTCCCAAATGTTTGCGCATTGTGGCCATCGCCAAGTCTGCGCAGCGAAATAACATGGCCGACGAAATTCCCAATATAAAAATACCTACTTTGCTGGTGTGGGGACTGAACGATACCATAACTCCCCCTATGGTAGCCCATGAATTTAACCGGCTTATTCCCAATTCGGACCTTAAGTTTATAGACAAATGTTGTCATGCACCCATGATGGAGCATCCAGAGACGTTTAATGAGCTGGTGGCAGACTTTTTGATAACATAA
- a CDS encoding CvpA family protein, with product MSIVDIALIIFIVLGAYGGYKDGFVVEIFSLIGIVLGVLGGFKLMGWAMVRLADRFNVDEKVLPYVAFGAVFIAIVVAVSLAARLIKASLNKTLLGAADQGAGAVLGAMKTTFMLSIMLWIIDSLEIKLPGRWTDHSWVYPFVAGVAPKITHWIGGILPFFKDVF from the coding sequence GTGAGTATTGTCGACATTGCCCTCATCATTTTCATAGTGCTTGGCGCCTACGGCGGATATAAGGATGGGTTTGTTGTGGAGATTTTTTCGCTGATCGGCATCGTGCTGGGCGTGTTGGGTGGCTTTAAGCTCATGGGATGGGCTATGGTCAGGTTGGCCGATCGTTTTAACGTAGACGAAAAAGTGTTGCCGTACGTCGCTTTCGGAGCTGTATTCATCGCCATTGTTGTGGCGGTGAGCCTCGCAGCCCGGCTCATCAAGGCGTCGTTGAACAAAACATTGTTGGGCGCTGCCGATCAGGGTGCCGGTGCCGTGCTGGGTGCGATGAAGACAACTTTTATGCTCAGCATTATGTTGTGGATCATCGATTCACTGGAAATAAAGTTACCCGGGCGATGGACGGACCATTCTTGGGTTTATCCCTTTGTGGCCGGTGTAGCACCAAAAATTACCCACTGGATCGGTGGAATTTTGCCCTTTTTCAAAGATGTGTTTTAG